A stretch of Methanosphaerula palustris E1-9c DNA encodes these proteins:
- a CDS encoding V-type ATP synthase subunit D: MALRDIKPTRSELIGLKRRIKLSERGYKILKMKRDGLILEFFKVLEEAKTTRSQLNTNYAKAVEMMAVANTVEGSLGVKAAAFSVQQVPMITLKSKNIMGVVVPQITSTSVKKRMIDRGYGVLGTNSTIDDTATSFEDLVESIVKSAEIETTMKRLLEEIEKTKRRVNALEFKVIPEQKAARDFIKMRLDEMEREELFRLKKIKARSMAKANG; encoded by the coding sequence ATGGCTCTTCGAGATATCAAACCCACCCGTTCAGAACTTATCGGCCTGAAACGGCGGATCAAACTCTCTGAACGCGGGTATAAGATCCTGAAGATGAAGCGCGATGGGCTGATCCTCGAGTTCTTCAAGGTGCTTGAGGAGGCAAAGACCACGCGGAGCCAGCTGAATACGAACTATGCCAAGGCCGTTGAGATGATGGCGGTCGCCAACACTGTTGAGGGTTCTCTTGGGGTGAAGGCCGCTGCGTTCTCTGTCCAGCAGGTTCCGATGATCACGCTGAAGAGCAAGAATATCATGGGGGTCGTGGTCCCCCAGATCACCTCCACCTCGGTGAAGAAGCGGATGATCGACCGCGGATACGGGGTGCTCGGCACCAATTCGACGATCGATGACACCGCCACGTCCTTTGAGGATCTGGTGGAGTCGATCGTGAAGAGTGCCGAGATCGAGACGACGATGAAGCGGCTGCTTGAGGAGATCGAGAAGACCAAACGACGGGTCAACGCGCTCGAGTTCAAGGTGATCCCTGAACAGAAGGCAGCCAGAGACTTCATCAAGATGCGGCTCGATGAGATGGAGCGCGAAGAGCTCTTCAGGCTCAAGAAGATCAAGGCCCGGAGCATGGCAAAGGCGAACGGGTGA
- a CDS encoding V-type ATP synthase subunit C — translation MTEVTSGPAPYIYTSTRLRVRKAKLLPKEDYLRMQNMSLPEIARFIGESEYKPEIDELGGVFHGIDLIEIALSWNLAKENQSVLGITQGSLMQFTANYLRSWDIGNVLIILRGKQQGFSVNKIKEVVIPAGELDKIFLDRLLAEESPDRIVELLKGWRLYPVLEQEYGRVIESGSFARLENELYKKYYVDLIAVARGGIKGGREFLQYLQLEIDTRNFQSLFRLRAGGMPEDVRELMIPGGDFSLDELARLGAVDSNDELIDALKKRTHLQSLIDALETFREGLPIHEIENVLTRIKLEQMDRMSKRYPFSVAPILVYLEKKKYEVFNLRALARGKESNLSGERIMEYLVI, via the coding sequence ATGACAGAGGTAACGTCGGGGCCGGCTCCCTATATCTATACCTCCACGCGGCTGCGTGTACGGAAGGCGAAACTGCTTCCAAAGGAAGATTACCTGAGGATGCAGAACATGTCCCTTCCGGAGATCGCACGGTTTATCGGAGAGTCAGAATACAAGCCTGAGATCGACGAACTCGGTGGCGTGTTTCACGGCATCGATCTGATCGAGATCGCACTCTCCTGGAACCTTGCCAAGGAGAATCAGAGTGTGCTTGGGATCACCCAGGGCTCGCTGATGCAGTTCACGGCGAACTATCTCCGAAGCTGGGATATCGGAAACGTGCTGATCATCCTCCGTGGCAAACAGCAGGGCTTCTCGGTCAACAAGATCAAGGAGGTTGTGATCCCTGCTGGCGAACTGGACAAGATCTTCCTCGACCGGCTGCTGGCCGAAGAGTCACCCGACCGGATCGTGGAATTGCTGAAAGGATGGCGTCTCTATCCAGTGCTTGAACAGGAGTACGGCAGGGTCATCGAGAGCGGGTCATTTGCACGGCTTGAAAATGAGTTATACAAGAAGTACTATGTCGACCTGATCGCTGTGGCCAGGGGTGGTATTAAAGGAGGAAGGGAGTTCCTCCAGTACCTGCAGCTCGAGATCGATACCCGGAACTTTCAGTCGCTCTTTCGACTTCGGGCGGGTGGTATGCCCGAGGATGTCAGAGAACTGATGATCCCCGGCGGTGACTTCTCGCTCGACGAGCTGGCACGCCTCGGAGCAGTGGATTCCAATGATGAATTGATCGATGCGCTGAAGAAGCGGACGCATCTTCAGTCGTTGATCGATGCACTGGAGACATTCCGTGAGGGACTGCCGATCCATGAGATCGAGAATGTGCTGACCAGGATCAAACTTGAGCAGATGGACCGGATGTCTAAGCGGTATCCATTCTCCGTTGCACCGATCCTGGTCTACCTTGAGAAGAAGAAGTACGAGGTGTTCAACCTTCGGGCCCTCGCCCGAGGTAAGGAGTCGAACCTTTCGGGTGAACGGATAATGGAGTACCTGGTGATCTGA
- a CDS encoding V-type ATP synthase subunit I has product MSRLLVVGAKEQMGTIVAELYRHDLFHIEDFVDQAAPEYEGFKIGMPLAGATEASSELIRLRAAQNAVHIGLDEGDEVQKVSTATIRSQIARDLPAIEEKAEGLVAKRNSLDAQFKEREQRVAELIPFTNVPLDLDLYRGYTVIAPIAGYIGEDIEIPFPHEKYLTGKKGEHFIVVFVEIAHKEETERLLADAGFQPVKIPTDEGAPTEAASRYTQEITSLQSQISTIDHQIESLKAQHATFLQACDEMLSADVERAEAPLRFATTEKTFVAEGWVPSDKVDALTSGLVQVTRGSVYIEELPVDPEKDSVPVKYNNPSFAHPTELLMDVYARPDYREIDPTLMMAIVFPLFFGMILGDVGYGLILLIISYALRKVLKGEGGRQLLDVFRNSCVISIGFGLLNSEFLGFELPWHSITFSRALQIGTTGGEGPAAVPLLVLAVWIGLIHITLGRGISIVNHGNMDHGKHRNKAIIAQTGWLAVMWGIVLMIWSMFPIPLMPDLSGLGQVLLGLNPAGLIGALMILYGIVAIGQESLLDLMELPTIISHVLSYTRLTAVGLSSVAIAMVVNYISIGLIIEPQLKSLSVVGVVLIIVGIVVFLLGHILNIALGILGGGLNSIRLHYVEFFTKFYKGGGKKYNPFGMKRRFTED; this is encoded by the coding sequence ATGAGCCGTCTGCTTGTCGTTGGTGCGAAGGAGCAGATGGGGACGATCGTCGCAGAACTGTACAGGCATGATCTCTTCCATATCGAGGACTTTGTCGACCAGGCTGCTCCTGAATATGAGGGATTTAAGATCGGGATGCCCCTTGCAGGTGCGACCGAGGCCTCAAGTGAGTTGATCCGACTTCGGGCAGCGCAGAACGCGGTCCATATTGGCCTCGACGAGGGTGATGAGGTTCAGAAGGTCTCGACTGCAACGATCAGAAGCCAGATCGCCCGGGATCTTCCCGCGATCGAGGAGAAGGCAGAAGGGCTGGTCGCGAAGCGAAACTCCTTGGATGCACAGTTTAAGGAGCGGGAACAACGGGTCGCTGAACTGATTCCGTTTACGAATGTTCCCCTGGACCTCGATCTGTACCGCGGTTACACCGTGATTGCCCCGATTGCCGGGTATATTGGAGAGGATATTGAGATCCCGTTTCCCCATGAGAAATACCTGACCGGGAAGAAGGGCGAGCACTTTATTGTGGTCTTTGTCGAGATAGCCCATAAGGAGGAGACAGAGCGGCTGCTTGCGGATGCAGGGTTCCAGCCGGTGAAGATCCCGACTGATGAAGGAGCCCCCACTGAGGCAGCATCGCGGTACACGCAGGAGATAACTTCGCTGCAGAGTCAGATCAGCACGATCGACCATCAGATTGAGAGCCTCAAAGCACAGCATGCCACATTCTTGCAGGCCTGTGACGAGATGCTCTCTGCAGACGTCGAGCGTGCAGAGGCACCGCTGCGGTTTGCGACAACAGAGAAGACGTTTGTGGCGGAGGGCTGGGTTCCTTCTGATAAGGTCGACGCCCTCACCTCAGGACTGGTGCAGGTCACCCGTGGCAGCGTCTATATTGAGGAACTCCCGGTGGACCCTGAGAAGGACTCCGTGCCGGTGAAGTATAACAATCCATCGTTTGCACACCCGACCGAACTGTTGATGGATGTCTACGCACGCCCGGATTACCGCGAGATCGATCCGACGCTGATGATGGCGATCGTCTTCCCCCTCTTCTTTGGTATGATCCTGGGAGATGTCGGGTACGGGCTGATCCTGCTGATAATCAGTTATGCCCTTCGGAAGGTTCTGAAGGGAGAGGGTGGAAGACAACTCCTCGATGTATTCAGGAATTCCTGTGTCATATCGATCGGTTTTGGTCTGTTGAACAGCGAATTCTTAGGGTTTGAACTCCCATGGCACTCAATCACTTTCAGCCGTGCTCTCCAGATCGGGACGACCGGCGGCGAAGGGCCTGCAGCGGTACCGTTGCTGGTCCTGGCAGTCTGGATCGGGTTGATTCATATCACACTTGGGCGCGGGATCTCTATTGTGAACCATGGGAACATGGACCACGGCAAACACAGAAACAAGGCGATCATCGCCCAGACAGGATGGCTTGCGGTCATGTGGGGCATTGTGCTTATGATCTGGTCGATGTTCCCGATTCCGCTGATGCCCGATCTGAGTGGCCTGGGACAGGTTCTTTTGGGTCTGAATCCGGCAGGGCTCATCGGTGCACTGATGATCCTCTATGGTATCGTCGCGATCGGACAGGAGTCCCTGCTCGATCTGATGGAGTTACCGACGATCATCTCGCACGTGCTCTCATATACTCGTCTGACCGCAGTCGGGCTCTCATCGGTTGCCATCGCAATGGTGGTCAATTATATTTCAATCGGACTGATCATCGAACCACAGTTAAAGTCACTCAGTGTAGTTGGTGTGGTTCTGATCATCGTCGGTATTGTGGTCTTTTTGTTGGGTCACATATTGAATATCGCCCTGGGTATCCTTGGCGGCGGCTTAAACTCAATTCGTTTGCATTACGTCGAATTCTTCACCAAATTCTATAAAGGTGGAGGCAAAAAGTACAACCCATTCGGGATGAAAAGAAGATTTACGGAGGATTAA
- a CDS encoding ATP synthase subunit A: MEVKAKEGKIEGKGVLKRIAGPVVTAVDLDAHMYDVVKVGNEELMGEVIKIEGNNTIIQVYENTSGIKPGEPVSNTGLSLAVELGPGLLTSIYDGIQRPLEVLMDKMGNFIERGVSAPGISREKKWEFKPLARVGDQVSPGAIIGEVQETNIVHKIMVPPNTKAGVITTITPGTFTVEEVVCVLDNGAELTMMQRWPVRIPRPVAEKMNPTIPLITGQRILDGLFPIAKGGTAAIPGPFGSGKTVTQQQLAKWSDAEIVVYIGCGERGNEMTEVLTEFPELEDPKTGKPLMERTILIANTSNMPVAAREASVYTGITIAEYFRDMGYDVSLMADSTSRWAEAMREISSRLEEMPGEEGYPAYLAARLSEFYERAGLVKTLNGQEGSVSVIGAVSPPGGDFSEPVTQNTLRIVKVFWALDAKLSQRRHFPAINWLDSYSLYLDTLHDWYDREVSPEWNKIRSWAMEILQKEAELQEIVQLVGSDALPEAEQITIEVARMIREIFLQQNAYDAVDTFCSMKKQYDMLKSIKTFSDLSYAAQTVGVSPQQIIAVKSKNELSQVKFTADYEPLLEKILKDMEAEFNALRAGA; the protein is encoded by the coding sequence GTGGAAGTAAAGGCTAAAGAAGGAAAAATCGAAGGAAAAGGCGTTCTCAAGCGTATCGCAGGACCTGTGGTGACTGCGGTCGACCTTGATGCACATATGTATGATGTGGTGAAGGTCGGGAACGAAGAACTGATGGGCGAGGTCATCAAGATCGAAGGGAACAACACGATCATCCAGGTGTACGAGAACACCTCAGGGATCAAGCCCGGTGAGCCGGTCAGCAACACCGGTCTCTCCCTGGCTGTTGAACTCGGACCCGGTCTGCTGACCTCGATCTATGATGGAATTCAGCGCCCCCTCGAAGTCCTGATGGACAAGATGGGTAACTTCATCGAGCGCGGGGTCAGTGCCCCGGGTATCAGCAGAGAGAAGAAGTGGGAGTTCAAACCACTGGCCAGGGTCGGCGACCAGGTCTCTCCGGGCGCGATCATCGGCGAGGTCCAGGAGACGAACATCGTCCATAAGATCATGGTTCCGCCGAACACGAAGGCGGGTGTGATCACGACGATCACCCCCGGCACCTTCACCGTCGAAGAGGTCGTCTGTGTCCTCGACAACGGTGCCGAACTGACGATGATGCAGCGCTGGCCTGTCCGGATCCCGCGGCCTGTCGCAGAGAAGATGAACCCGACGATCCCGTTGATCACCGGTCAGCGAATCCTCGACGGGCTCTTCCCGATCGCAAAAGGTGGCACTGCAGCCATCCCCGGTCCCTTTGGTTCCGGTAAGACGGTCACGCAGCAGCAGCTGGCCAAGTGGAGTGACGCAGAGATAGTCGTCTACATCGGCTGCGGCGAGCGTGGCAACGAGATGACCGAGGTGTTGACTGAGTTCCCAGAACTTGAGGATCCAAAGACTGGAAAGCCGCTGATGGAGCGGACGATCTTGATCGCCAACACCTCGAACATGCCAGTTGCGGCCCGTGAGGCATCGGTGTACACCGGGATCACGATTGCCGAGTACTTCCGGGATATGGGCTACGATGTCTCCCTGATGGCAGACTCGACCTCCCGCTGGGCAGAGGCGATGCGTGAGATCTCATCCAGACTTGAAGAGATGCCTGGTGAGGAGGGATACCCTGCATACCTTGCAGCCCGCCTTTCAGAGTTCTATGAGCGTGCAGGGCTGGTCAAGACCCTGAACGGTCAGGAGGGTTCGGTCTCTGTGATCGGTGCGGTTTCGCCGCCTGGCGGCGACTTCTCCGAGCCGGTGACGCAGAACACTCTCCGTATCGTCAAGGTCTTCTGGGCACTGGATGCCAAGCTCTCGCAGCGGCGTCACTTCCCGGCGATCAACTGGCTGGATTCGTACTCCCTGTACCTGGACACCCTCCATGACTGGTATGACCGCGAAGTCTCTCCTGAATGGAATAAGATCCGGTCGTGGGCGATGGAGATCCTGCAGAAGGAGGCTGAGCTTCAGGAGATCGTGCAGTTGGTTGGGTCTGATGCACTGCCAGAGGCAGAGCAGATCACGATCGAGGTGGCCAGGATGATCAGGGAGATCTTCCTGCAGCAGAACGCTTACGACGCAGTCGACACCTTCTGTTCGATGAAGAAGCAGTATGATATGCTGAAGTCGATCAAGACCTTCTCAGACCTTTCGTACGCAGCACAGACCGTCGGGGTCTCTCCACAGCAGATCATTGCAGTCAAGTCCAAGAACGAACTGTCACAGGTCAAATTCACGGCAGACTACGAACCTCTGCTTGAGAAGATCCTCAAGGATATGGAAGCAGAATTCAATGCACTGAGGGCTGGAGCATGA
- a CDS encoding V-type ATP synthase subunit E — translation MGLEAVIDEITEKGRKEAEAIRKESETEVAQVLAAANVKSDQIKTAVDEDVARQEARIINQEVSAANLLVKRSQLNAEKSLLDQVYAAVLLEVRGASPDFHRAALSSLLQQARAEIGEGMIHASARDLPMVQTLLKEGSYPGFVAGSPVDIDGGIIAESRDGLLQVDYSYRTFLDRVWESGLKNASDILFG, via the coding sequence ATGGGACTCGAAGCGGTCATCGATGAGATAACAGAGAAGGGCCGGAAAGAGGCAGAGGCGATCAGAAAAGAGTCAGAGACTGAAGTGGCCCAGGTTCTTGCGGCTGCCAATGTCAAATCAGACCAGATCAAGACCGCAGTCGACGAGGATGTGGCGCGGCAGGAAGCCCGGATTATCAATCAGGAAGTCTCTGCCGCCAATCTTCTTGTGAAGCGGTCGCAGTTGAATGCAGAGAAATCACTGCTCGATCAGGTCTATGCAGCCGTTCTTCTGGAGGTCCGGGGTGCATCCCCCGACTTCCACCGTGCTGCACTGTCGTCCCTTCTCCAACAGGCTCGGGCAGAGATCGGCGAAGGTATGATCCATGCCAGCGCACGTGACCTCCCTATGGTACAGACACTCCTCAAGGAGGGTTCGTACCCTGGATTTGTGGCGGGCAGTCCTGTCGATATCGACGGAGGCATCATCGCAGAGAGCAGGGACGGTCTGTTGCAGGTCGACTATAGTTACAGGACATTCCTTGACAGAGTCTGGGAATCAGGGCTGAAAAATGCGTCTGATATCCTGTTCGGATAA
- a CDS encoding ATP synthase subunit B — translation MKEYRTINKIAGPLVFIEKTEPIGYEELVNIVLYDGTIKRGQVLDTSDDLVVVQVFETTTGIGKDSGVRFTGETIKMPVGRDMLGRILSGSGKPIDGGPEIVPEKRLDITGAAINPYARASPSDFIETGISTIDGTNTLVRGQKLPIFSGAGLPHNNVALQIARQAKVPGSTEEFAVVFAAMGITQEEANYFMQDFERTGALERAVVFLNLADDPAVERIITPRLALTTAEYLAFELGMHVLVILTDMTNYCEALRQIGAAREEVPGRRGYPGYMYTDLASLYERAGIIKGQKGSVTQIPILTMPGDDITHPIADLTGYITEGQIVISRELHRKGIYPPINVLPSLSRLMNLGIGKGHTREDHKKVSDQMYAAYAEGNDLRGLVAIVGKDALSERDRTFLEFADLFENRFVRQGFDEDRTIADTLDLGWELLSSLPVEQLTRIDRDLIAKYHPQFKNAGAAQKR, via the coding sequence ATGAAGGAGTATCGGACAATTAACAAGATAGCCGGACCTCTGGTCTTCATCGAAAAGACAGAGCCGATCGGCTATGAAGAACTGGTCAACATCGTGCTCTACGACGGAACGATCAAGCGGGGTCAGGTGCTGGACACCAGTGATGACCTCGTCGTGGTCCAGGTCTTTGAGACGACCACCGGTATCGGCAAGGACTCTGGGGTCCGGTTCACCGGCGAAACGATCAAGATGCCGGTCGGCAGAGATATGCTCGGGCGTATCCTCTCCGGCAGCGGTAAGCCGATCGATGGCGGTCCTGAGATCGTCCCTGAGAAACGGCTCGACATCACCGGCGCTGCGATCAATCCATATGCACGGGCATCACCGTCGGATTTCATTGAGACCGGTATCTCGACGATCGATGGGACCAACACCCTGGTTCGGGGTCAGAAGCTCCCGATCTTCTCGGGGGCAGGGCTGCCACACAACAATGTGGCGCTGCAGATCGCACGACAGGCTAAGGTTCCCGGTTCGACCGAGGAGTTTGCAGTTGTTTTTGCCGCGATGGGTATCACCCAGGAAGAGGCCAACTACTTCATGCAGGACTTTGAGCGGACCGGCGCGCTGGAGCGCGCCGTTGTCTTCCTCAATCTGGCTGACGACCCGGCAGTCGAGCGGATCATCACGCCGCGTCTGGCTCTCACCACGGCAGAGTACCTGGCCTTTGAGCTTGGTATGCACGTGCTGGTGATCCTGACTGATATGACCAACTACTGTGAGGCGCTCCGTCAGATCGGGGCAGCTCGTGAAGAGGTGCCAGGCAGACGTGGGTATCCGGGGTACATGTACACCGATCTCGCGTCCCTGTATGAACGGGCTGGGATCATCAAGGGACAGAAGGGCTCGGTCACTCAGATTCCGATCCTTACGATGCCGGGTGATGATATCACGCATCCGATCGCTGACCTGACCGGGTACATCACTGAAGGTCAGATCGTCATCTCTCGTGAACTGCACAGGAAGGGGATATATCCGCCTATCAATGTGCTGCCATCCCTTTCCCGGTTGATGAACCTTGGTATCGGCAAGGGGCATACCCGTGAGGATCACAAGAAGGTCTCTGACCAGATGTATGCCGCCTATGCAGAAGGAAACGATCTCCGTGGTCTGGTGGCCATCGTTGGAAAGGATGCGCTCTCTGAGCGTGACCGGACCTTCCTCGAGTTCGCGGATCTCTTCGAAAACCGGTTCGTCAGGCAGGGCTTTGACGAGGACCGGACGATCGCTGATACCCTCGACCTCGGCTGGGAGTTGCTCTCATCGTTGCCAGTGGAACAGTTGACCCGTATCGACCGTGACCTGATCGCGAAGTACCACCCTCAGTTCAAGAACGCAGGCGCTGCGCAGAAGAGGTGA
- a CDS encoding V-type ATP synthase subunit F has translation MEIAVIGNSEFILGFRLAGIRKTYAATDDERLHEHITSVLQDPEVGILVLNSTDMERLPRRLQSTLENSVRPTVIAIGGSEGDMSLREKIKRSVGVDLWK, from the coding sequence ATGGAAATCGCAGTGATAGGGAACAGTGAATTTATCCTCGGTTTTCGGCTCGCCGGCATCAGAAAGACCTATGCGGCGACTGATGACGAGAGGCTGCATGAACATATCACCAGTGTGCTCCAGGACCCCGAGGTGGGGATTCTCGTGCTGAACAGCACGGATATGGAACGGCTTCCCCGCCGTCTCCAAAGCACGCTTGAGAACTCGGTCAGGCCCACGGTGATCGCCATCGGCGGCTCCGAGGGTGACATGTCCTTACGAGAGAAGATAAAACGATCGGTGGGTGTTGATCTGTGGAAGTAA
- a CDS encoding H+transporting two-sector ATPase subunit C has product MVVTTDPAAAVGTAVMTIEMVKASQLGMKAVGAGLAVGLAGIGTGLGEMGIGAAAMGATAENKDMFGLALLFTVIPETIVIFGLVVSLLLLFQ; this is encoded by the coding sequence ATGGTAGTAACAACAGATCCAGCAGCAGCAGTAGGAACAGCAGTAATGACTATCGAAATGGTCAAGGCATCGCAGTTGGGAATGAAGGCAGTCGGTGCCGGTCTCGCCGTTGGGCTTGCCGGTATCGGTACCGGTCTCGGTGAGATGGGTATCGGTGCGGCAGCAATGGGCGCGACCGCAGAGAACAAGGACATGTTCGGTCTTGCACTGCTCTTCACGGTCATCCCGGAGACAATCGTTATCTTTGGTCTCGTGGTATCACTGCTGCTGTTATTCCAGTAG
- a CDS encoding ATPase — translation MKIDVLKSIKKTEDDYRTLISEAQAERKRNLSNAELEADNLITKATLNAEEYRKKRLVDAHTEAKKRHAAIIREGDARAAQLTAKGQKNLDQAVSLLVSRFKEQVHVKA, via the coding sequence ATGAAAATAGATGTTCTTAAGAGCATTAAGAAGACTGAAGATGACTATCGTACACTGATAAGTGAAGCACAGGCTGAGAGGAAGCGCAATCTCTCCAATGCAGAGCTGGAGGCCGATAATCTGATTACCAAGGCTACCCTTAATGCCGAAGAGTACAGGAAGAAGAGGCTTGTCGATGCGCATACCGAAGCAAAGAAGAGACATGCCGCGATCATAAGGGAGGGTGATGCACGCGCTGCCCAATTGACAGCAAAGGGGCAGAAAAACCTTGATCAGGCTGTTTCATTGCTTGTATCGAGGTTCAAGGAGCAGGTGCATGTTAAGGCCTAG
- a CDS encoding phosphoglycerate kinase, which produces MISTEIGTLASLGCSGRVVLLRLDLNSPIDPTSNQILDDKRFREHIPTIEALKKSRVVIITHQSRPGKKDFTTLEMHAKKLEHLLHRPVIYVNDIFGQCARDAIAAMRDGDVLMLENVRFNAEENLILPAEDAAKTHIVKNLSGMADFFVNDAFGTAHRSQPTVVGLPMMMRSAAGLLMEKEVSTLSRVFHGAPRPVVMVLGGTKVDDSVDVAKHVLENGIADRVIVIGVVANVFLAAAGLSIGTPSLQLIQQLKYTKQIEIARELLAGFADRIVLPTHVAVREQGKRVEYPVSAIPEETPILDLGLEAITALTAEIGSAGTVVFNGPAGVFEEPEFAIGTQALLKAAASVEFSVCGGGHTAAVIEKMGLEHQFTHISTGGGACIEFLTGKVLPAVDALQGSKKIFG; this is translated from the coding sequence GTGATCAGTACGGAGATCGGTACACTCGCCTCACTCGGCTGCTCAGGGAGGGTGGTCCTTCTCCGCCTTGACCTCAACTCGCCGATCGATCCGACCTCGAATCAGATCCTCGACGATAAACGGTTCCGGGAGCATATCCCGACGATCGAGGCGCTCAAAAAGAGTCGGGTGGTGATCATCACCCACCAGTCAAGGCCGGGGAAGAAGGATTTCACGACCCTCGAGATGCATGCCAAAAAACTGGAGCATCTGCTTCACCGTCCAGTCATCTATGTGAACGATATCTTCGGCCAGTGTGCCCGGGATGCGATCGCGGCGATGCGGGATGGGGACGTGCTGATGCTCGAGAATGTCCGGTTCAATGCTGAGGAGAACCTTATCCTGCCGGCGGAGGATGCTGCGAAGACACATATCGTCAAGAACCTCTCCGGGATGGCGGACTTCTTCGTCAATGATGCGTTTGGGACTGCTCACCGCTCCCAGCCGACGGTCGTCGGTCTTCCGATGATGATGCGATCGGCCGCTGGTCTGTTGATGGAGAAGGAGGTGTCGACCCTTTCAAGGGTCTTTCACGGAGCCCCGCGCCCAGTGGTGATGGTGCTTGGGGGGACAAAGGTGGATGACTCAGTCGATGTTGCCAAGCATGTGCTTGAAAACGGAATTGCCGACAGGGTGATCGTGATCGGAGTTGTGGCCAACGTCTTTCTGGCGGCGGCCGGCCTCTCGATCGGCACCCCGTCGTTGCAGCTCATCCAGCAGCTCAAGTATACGAAACAGATCGAGATCGCCAGGGAACTGCTCGCCGGGTTCGCCGATCGGATCGTTCTCCCGACCCATGTAGCGGTCAGGGAGCAGGGGAAGCGTGTCGAGTATCCGGTCTCTGCAATTCCCGAGGAGACACCGATCCTGGATCTCGGATTGGAGGCGATCACCGCCCTGACCGCCGAGATCGGCAGTGCAGGTACAGTCGTTTTCAACGGCCCCGCCGGGGTCTTCGAGGAGCCCGAGTTCGCCATCGGCACCCAGGCCCTGCTGAAAGCGGCGGCGTCAGTTGAGTTCTCGGTCTGTGGTGGAGGGCATACCGCGGCCGTGATCGAGAAGATGGGGCTAGAGCATCAGTTCACTCATATCTCGACCGGTGGCGGGGCCTGTATTGAGTTCCTGACTGGGAAAGTGCTCCCGGCAGTGGACGCACTGCAGGGATCCAAGAAGATCTTTGGTTGA